A part of Apostichopus japonicus isolate 1M-3 chromosome 10, ASM3797524v1, whole genome shotgun sequence genomic DNA contains:
- the LOC139975081 gene encoding hyalin-like isoform X2, with protein sequence MVALPFVFVEWTEPTSNGVGVNNPVNHNTFTKLGSATKVMTYTFTSGGINSTCSFNVVVNDDANTVPVISGCPVDTVNSFTTSPTCNDAEEGVLAVNCNPPAGSTFQEGTITAVSCVCSDNLGLSDVCTISVFVAANTKPVLSNCLVNTANSFTTSPTCYDAEEGILAVNCNPPAGSTFQPGTITDVSCVCSDNLGLSDFCTFKVFVAANTEPVLSGCPVDTVNSFTTSPTCNDAEEGVLTVNCNPPAGSTFQEETIIVVCFCSDNLGLSDVCTFSVFGAANTKPVLSGCPVDTVNSFTTSPTCNDAEEGLLAVNCNPPAGSTFQEGTITAVLCVCSDNLGLSDVCTFNVFVAANTEPVLSGCPVDTVNSFATPPTCNDAEEGILAVNCNPPAGSTFQEGTITAVSCVCSDNLGLSDVCTFSVFEAANTEPVLSGCPVDTVNSFATPPTCNDAEEGLLAVNCNPPAGSTFQEGTITAVSCVCSDNLGLSDVCTFSVFEAANTEPVLSGCPVDTVNSFATSPTCYDAEEGVLAVNCNPPAGSTFQEETIIVVCFCSDNLGLSDVCTFSVFGAANTEPVLSGCPVDTVNSFATSPTCNDAEEGVLAVNCNPPAGSTFQEGTITAVSCVCSDNLGLSDVCTFSVFGAANTEPVLSGCPVDTVNSFTTSPTCNDAEEGVLAVNCNPPAGSTFQEGTITAVSCVCSDNLGLSDVCSFSVFEAANTEPVLSGCPVDTVNSFTTSPTCNDAEEGLLAVNCNPPAGSTFQEGTITAVSCVCSDNLGLSDVCSFSVFEVNLQNLPPVVECRGRDIVETAMVGDSSVFVTLPTCSVTDDSGQAIFVSQTPPSGFFGLGTTTVINIFADADGNQGFGTFTVTVIPEASVEFVVSCPGPVTTISCNDEEVVNWGIPMDFSDLEDTGIKISSTSSPGSEFKAGVTEVTYIFVNNTRFLGSCSFLVTVERNDRSCSTTENGMTTTIIVVLLSSLLAMLLLLIVVVCWKCKRNTNELPATSSSAASQPTDENYTGYYSTASRKSDERSVPDSTQYNKRLYDTNQSGQYYEIAHERNEESITQNTTVM encoded by the exons ATGGTAGCTCTTCCTTTTGTATTTGTTGAATGGACGGAACCTACCAGCAACGGTGTTGGTGTTAACAATCCTGTAAATCATAATACATTCACTAAACTTGGCAGTGCTACAAAGGTTATGACATACACATTCACCTCTGGAGGCATTAACTCGACGTGTAGCTTTAATGTAGTAGTGAACGATG ATGCAAACACTGTACCTGTAATATCTGGATGTCCAGTTGACACTGTCAACAGTTTTACAACATCCCCTACTTGTAATGATGCTGAAGAAGGTGTTCTCGCAGTCAATTGCAACCCTCCAGCTGGAAGCACTTTCCAAGAAGGAACTATTACTGCTGTTTCATGCGTTTGCTCAGATAATCTTGGCTTATCAGATGTTTGTACCATCAGTGTATTTGTAG CTGCAAACACTAAACCTGTGCTGTCTAATTGTCTAGTTAACACTGCCAACAGTTTTACAACATCCCCTACTTGTTATGATGCTGAAGAAGGAATTCTCGCAGTCAATTGCAACCCTCCAGCTGGAAGCACTTTCCAACCAGGAACTATTACTGATGTTTCATGCGTTTGCTCAGATAATCTTGGCTTATCAGATTTTTGTACCTTCAAAGTGTTTGTAG CTGCAAACACTGAACCGGTCCTGTCTGGTTGTCCAGTTGACACTGTCAACAGTTTTACAACATCCCCTACTTGTAATGATGCTGAAGAAGGTGTTCTCACAGTCAATTGCAACCCTCCAGCTGGAAGCACTTTCCAAGAAGAAACAATCATTGTTGTATGCTTTTGCTCAGATAATCTTGGCTTATCAGATGTCTGTACCTTCAGTGTGTTTGGAG CTGCAAACACTAAACCTGTGCTGTCTGGTTGTCCAGTTGACACCGTCAACAGTTTTACAACATCCCCTACTTGTAATGATGCTGAAGAAGGTCTTCTCGCAGTCAATTGCAACCCTCCAGCTGGAAGCACTTTCCAAGAAGGAACTATTACTGCTGTTTTATGCGTTTGCTCAGATAATCTTGGCTTATCAGATGTTTGTACCTTCAATGTGTTTGTAG CTGCAAACACTGAACCTGTGCTGTCTGGTTGTCCAGTTGACACCGTCAACAGTTTTGCAACACCCCCTACTTGTAATGATGCTGAAGAAGGAATTCTCGCAGTCAATTGCAACCCTCCAGCTGGAAGCACTTTCCAAGAAGGAACTATTACTGCTGTTTCATGCGTTTGCTCAGATAATCTTGGCTTATCAGATGTTTGTACCTTCAGTGTGTTTGAAG CTGCAAACACTGAACCTGTGCTGTCTGGTTGTCCCGTTGACACTGTCAACAGTTTTGCAACACCCCCTACTTGTAATGATGCTGAAGAAGGTCTTCTCGCAGTCAATTGCAACCCTCCAGCTGGAAGCACTTTCCAAGAAGGAACTATTACTGCTGTTTCATGCGTTTGCTCAGATAATCTTGGCTTATCAGATGTTTGTACCTTCAGTGTGTTTGAAG CTGCAAACACTGAACCTGTGCTGTCTGGTTGTCCAGTTGACACTGTCAACAGTTTTGCAACATCCCCTACTTGTTATGATGCTGAAGAAGGTGTTCTCGCAGTCAATTGCAACCCTCCAGCTGGAAGCACTTTCCAAGAAGAAACAATCATTGTTGTATGCTTTTGCTCAGATAATCTTGGCTTATCAGATGTCTGTACCTTCAGTGTGTTTGGAG CTGCAAACACTGAACCTGTGCTGTCTGGTTGTCCCGTTGACACTGTCAACAGTTTTGCAACATCCCCTACTTGTAATGATGCTGAAGAAGGTGTTCTCGCAGTCAATTGCAACCCTCCAGCTGGAAGCACTTTCCAAGAAGGAACTATTACTGCTGTTTCATGCGTTTGCTCAGATAATCTTGGCTTATCAGATGTCTGTACCTTCAGTGTGTTTGGAG CTGCAAACACTGAACCTGTGCTGTCTGGTTGTCCAGTTGACACTGTCAACAGTTTTACAACATCTCCTACTTGTAATGATGCTGAAGAAGGTGTTCTCGCAGTCAATTGCAACCCTCCAGCTGGAAGCACTTTCCAAGAAGGAACTATTACTGCTGTTTCATGCGTTTGCTCAGATAATCTTGGCTTATCAGATGTTTGTTCCTTTAGTGTGTTTGAAG CTGCAAACACTGAACCTGTGCTGTCTGGTTGTCCCGTTGACACTGTCAACAGTTTTACAACATCCCCTACTTGTAATGATGCTGAAGAAGGTCTTCTCGCAGTCAATTGCAACCCTCCAGCTGGAAGCACTTTCCAAGAAGGAACTATTACTGCTGTTTCATGCGTTTGCTCAGATAATCTTGGCTTATCAGATGTGTGTTCCTTCAGTGTGTTTGAAG TAAATCTGCAAAATCTGCCTCCTGTTGTGGAATGCAGGGGACGAGATATAGTAGAAACTGCAATGGTTGGCGACTCCAGTGTGTTTGTGACATTACCTACTTGCTCGGTAACTGATGATTCTGGGCAAGCCATCTTTGTGAGCCAAACTCCTCCATCAGGTTTCTTCGGACTTGGAACAACGACTGTAATCAATATATTTGCAGACGCTGATGGCAACCAAGGCTTTGGTACTTTCACTGTGACTGTGATTCCAGAAG CTTCTGTTGAGTTTGTTGTTAGCTGCCCTGGCCCAGTAACAACCATTTCGTGTAACGATGAAGAAGTTGTTAACTGGGGGATTCCTATGGATTTTTCTGATCTTGAAGATACGGGAATAAAGATTTCTTCTACTTCAAGTCCGGGCAGTGAATTTAAAGCTGGTGTAACTGAAGTGACTTATATTTTTGTAAACAATACACGCTTTCTTGGAAGCTGCAGCTTCTTAGTGACCGTTGAAAGAAACGATAGGAGTTGTTCGACGACCGAGAATGGTATGACGACAACAATCATTGTAGTCCTGCTATCCTCTTTATTAGCTATGTTATTGTTACTCATAGTGGTTGTATGTTGGAAGTGTAAAAGAAACACCAATGAGCTACCAGCCACATCAAGCAGTGCGGCAAGTCAGCCAACCGACGAGAACTACACTGGATATTATAGTACTGCATCAAGGAAGAGTGATGAAAGATCTGTTCCAGACTCAACTCAATACAATAAAAGGCTATACGATACAAATCAATCAGGGCAATACTATGAGATAGCACATGAACGAAATGAAGAATCGATAACACAAAACACTACCGTTATGTGA